One segment of Ipomoea triloba cultivar NCNSP0323 chromosome 12, ASM357664v1 DNA contains the following:
- the LOC115998545 gene encoding uncharacterized protein LOC115998545: MRSGSSRGIAAVVGVGPKLGRSIARKFVHEGYTVAILARDLGTLSRFADEIAREEKAQVFAIRIDCSDSRSIREAFEGVLSLGFVEVLVYNAYKEVSRKPTNFVDIKVDQFEKSMAVSSVGAFHCAQQVLPGMVERGRGTILFSGCSASVSGVAGFSELCCGKFALRGLSQCLAREFQPLGIHVAHVIIDGFVGTPRGALLGSSSLQQQRWGVREMQVENEEDGGMDPDHLARTYWHLHIQHPSAWTQEIDLRPSNPT; this comes from the exons ATGCGCTCCGGCTCGTCGAGAGGCATCGCCGCCGTGGTTGGTGTAGGGCCGAAGCTCGGCCGTTCCATCGCCCGCAAGTTCGTCCACGAAGGCTACACCGTCGCGATTCTCGCACGGGATTTAG GTACATTGTCGAGATTCGCAGACGAGATTGCGAGAGAAGAGAAGGCGCAAGTGTTCGCTATTCGTATAGATTGCTCGGATTCTCGGAGCATACGAGAGGCCTTCGAGGGGGTCCTGTCCCTCGGATTCGTCGAGGTTTTGGTGTATAACGCGTACAAGGAGGTGTCTAGGAAGCCCACCAACTTCGTGGATATTAAGGTTGACCAGTTTGAGAAATCCATGGCCGTTTCCTCTGTCGGAGCCTTCCATTGCGCTCAACAG gTATTGCCGGGCATGGTGGAAAGGGGTAGAGGGACGATTCTCTTCTCCGGCTGCTCCGCCTCCGTTTCCGGCGTTGCTGGCTTTTCTGAATTAT GTTGCGGGAAATTTGCTTTGAGAGGATTATCGCAGTGCCTGGCGAGGGAGTTTCAACCTTTGGGAATACACGTCGCTCATGTCATCATCGACGGCTTCGTCGGCACACCTCG AGGGGCATTATTGGGATCATCATCTTTGCAGCAGCAAAGATGGGGGGTGAGAGAAATGCAGGTAGAGAATGAAGAAGATGGAGGAATGGACCCGGACCACTTGGCTCGGACCTATTGGCATTTGCATATTCAACATCCATCCGCTTGGACCCAAGAGATTGATCTTCGTCCTTCCAATCCCACCTAA
- the LOC115999059 gene encoding CDPK-related kinase 5-like: MGACTSKPSLEPSDSGRDRERGEGNGAPAKDSPERVEIPGKQVKEKGGVEAGKKSPLFPFYSPSPAHYLFFKKSPAPPSSNSTPRRFFRRPFPPPSPAKHIRAVLARRQGSVKPNEAAIPEGTEAEVGGAVLDKRFGFSKHFGNKYELGEEVGRGHFGYTCRAKFKKGELKGQDVAVKVIPKAKMTTAIAIEDVRREVKILRALNGHNNLVQFYDAYEDHDNVYIVMELCEGGELLDRILSRGGKYTEDDAKAVMIQILNVVAFCHLQGVVHRDLKPENFLYTSKDENAQLKAIDFGLSDFVKPDDRLNDIVGSAYYVAPEVLHRSYNTEADVWSIGVIAYILLCGSRPFWARTESGIFRAVLKADPSFEEEPWPALSSEAKDFVKRLLNKDPRKRMTASQALCHPWIQKGNDVKAPLDILIFKLMKVYMRSSALRRAALRALSRTLTVDELFYLRAQFSLLEPNKNGTICLENIKAALMKNATDAMKDSRIHEFLALFNALQYRRMDFDEFCAATLSVHQLEALDRWEQHARCAYEIFEKDGNRAIVIEELASELGLGPSIPVHAVLHDWIRHTDGKLSFLGFIKLLHGVSSRTIAKPQ, encoded by the exons ATGGGTGCTTGTACTTCAAAACCCTCTCTAGAGCCCAGTGATTCTGGGCGTGATCGTGAGAGGGGTGAGGGTAATGGAGCTCCGGCCAAAGATTCCCCGGAGAGAGTGGAGATTCCGGGAAAGCAAGTAAAGGAGAAGGGGGGAGTTGAGGCCGGGAAAAAGTCTCCTTTATTCCCGTTCTATAGTCCGAGTCCGGCGCACTATTTGTTCTTCAAAAAATCTCCGGCGCCGCCCAGCTCCAATTCTACTCCGAGGAGGTTTTTCCGGCGGCCGTTCCCGCCGCCGTCGCCTGCCAAGCACATCCGGGCGGTTCTCGCTCGGCGGCAGGGCTCGGTGAAGCCGAATGAGGCGGCGATTCCGGAAGGGACGGAGGCGGAGGTGGGGGGAGCTGTGCTGGACAAAAGATTCGGTTTTTCTAAGCATTTCGGGAACAAGTATGAGCTTGGAGAGGAGGTTGGGCGAGGGCATTTTGGGTATACTTGTAGAGCTAAGTTCAAGAAGGGTGAGCTTAAAGGCCAAGATGTTGCAGTTAAGGTCATTCCCAAAGCAAAG ATGACAACGGCCATTGCCATTGAGGATGTGAGGAGGGAGGTGAAGATTTTGCGGGCTTTGAATGGACATAATAATTTAGTTCAGTTCTATGATGCATATGAAGACCACGATAATGTATACATTGTAATGGA GCTTTGTGAAGGAGGGGAGCTTTTGGATAGAATACTGTCAAG AGGCGGAAAATACACTGAAGATGATGCCAAAGCGGTGATGatacaaatattaaatgttGTGGCGTTTTGCCATCTTCAAGGTGTGGTGCATCGGGACCTCAAACCTGAG AATTTCTTATATACATCTAAGGATGAAAACGCACAACTGAAAGCCATAGATTTTGGGCTGTCAGATTTTGTAAAGCCAG ATGATAGGCTTAATGATATTGTTGGCAGTGCCTATTACGTAGCCCCTGAAGTTCTACATCGATCTTATAATACCGAGGCTGATGTCTGGAGTATTGGTGTGATAGCATATATTCTTCTTTGTGGCAGTCGCCCTTTTTGGGCTCGAACCGAGTCGGGAATCTTCCGAGCTGTCCTAAAAGCCGATCCAAGTTTTGAAGAAGAGCCTTGGCCTGCACTTTCTTCCGAGGCAAAAGACTTTGTGAAACGTCTGTTGAACAAAGATCCACGGAAAAGAATGACTGCATCTCAAGCCTTGT GTCATCCTTGGATACAGAAAGGGAATGACGTGAAAGCTCCGTTGGATATACTAATATTCAAACTCATGAAAGTTTACATGAGATCGTCTGCTCTTAGGAGAGCTGCTTTACGT GCTTTATCGAGGACATTAACTGTAGATGAACTTTTTTATTTGAGGGCGCAATTCTCTCTGCTGGAACCAAACAAAAATGGCACCATTTGTCTGGAAAATATCAAAGcg GCCCTGATGAAAAATGCAACGGATGCCATGAAAGATTCACGCATCCACGAGTTTCTTGCATTG TTTAATGCTCTGCAGTACAGGAGGATGGATTTCGACGAATTCTGTGCAGCTACATTAAGCGTCCATCAGCTTGAGGCTCTTGACCGATGGGAACAGCACGCCCGCTGTGCCTATGAAATCTTCGAGAAAGACGGGAACAGGGCCATCGTAATCGAAGAATTAGCTTCG GAACTCGGCCTTGGCCCATCCATTCCTGTACACGCGGTCCTCCACGACTGGATCAGACACACCGATGGAAAGCTCAGCTTCCTCGGGTTCATCAAACTGTTGCACGGTGTATCAAGTCGCACTATCGCAAAACCGCAATGA
- the LOC116000229 gene encoding mitogen-activated protein kinase kinase kinase 5-like, with product MLVLFPKSQAMYWWSAFSSVRSSSSSSSAKVHSDDSMIVSRGGRDSLKGAFFFGRSRRRASKHHHHQLTEQQDIESCVPVRKSSSCENSPARISSPSPSPMPLPVPELQTFLRQVSHSGADSCSIPLPSPEDSFPKDRDVKRDRPDSHPSVCCDVQGEGALSLQRLLNQAARKNTGNPECQARRKCPGEQPNGTRRTELKIPATISAPSSPYASPALSPLNHPGDHFSPKFYAPPTIFQVWSAPEMPHSIDHALGFPCQLSPEKIAFSTDNSPHHSPRVRSPTPSTKSPSRPASPSLNILPNETSMLRRDSGSQSNVHPLPRPPSAAAPSQPSPSLPVTPMQELMPIKGQWQKGKLIGRGTFGSVYVASNRETGALCAMKEVELLPDDPKSAECMRQLQQEIKVLSNLKHPNIVQYYGSEIAGDRFYIYLEYVHPGSINKFIRDHCGAITESVVRNFTRHILCGLAYLHGTKTIHRDIKGANLLVDAYGVVKLADFGMSKHLSGQAGYLSFKGSPYWMAPELMVSGTQDNSNSDYAFAIDIWSLGCTIIEMMNGKPPWSEYEGPAAMFKVLKESPPIPDLLSPEGKDFLQCCFRRNPAERPTASMLLEHRFVKNLYQQLSLPQCVRPLNGLMGAA from the exons ATGTTAGTATTGTTCCCAAAATCTCAGGCAATGTATTGGTGGAGCGCCTTTTCCTCCGTCCGTTCCTCGTCCTCTTCCTCGTCCGCCAAGGTACATTCCGATGATAGCATGATTGTGTCGCGGGGAGGGAGGGATTCCCTGAAAGGGGCCTTCTTCTTTGGCCGCAGCCGTCGCCGCGCCTCTAAGCACCACCATCATCAGCTTACAGAGCAGCAGGATATAGAGTCTTGTGTTCCCGTTAGGAAGAGCTCTAGCTGCGAGAATTCGCCGGCCAGGATTTCTTCTCCCTCGCCCTCTCCCATGCCTCTCCCGGTCCCGGAATTGCAAACTTTCCTCCGCCAAGTCTCGCATTCCGGCGCCGATTCTTGCAGTATTCCTCTGCCTTCGCCTGAGGATTCTTTTCCTAAAGACAGAGACGTCAAGAGGGACAGACCTGATTCTCATCCTTCTGTCTGTTGCGATGTGCAGGGCGAAGGTGCTCTCTCCCTGCAGAG GTTACTAAACCAAGCTGCACGAAAGAACACAGGAAATCCTGAATGTCAGGCTCGCAGGAAGTGCCCTGGAGAGCAGCCTAATGGCACCAGAAGGACAGAATTAAAGATTCCTGCAACTATTAGTGCTCCATCTAGTCCTTATGCAAGTCCTGCCCTCAGCCCTCTAAATCATCCCGGGGATCATTTCAGTCCAAAGTTCTATGCCCCTCCTACCATTTTCCAAGTTTGGTCTGCCCCCGAGATGCCTCATTCTATAGACCATGCTCTAGGCTTCCCTTGTCAGCTCTCACCCGAAAAAATTGCATTTAGCACTGATAATTCTCCTCACCATAGTCCAAGAGTAAGAAGTCCTACACCCAGCACGAAAAGCCCAAGCCGCCCTGCATCCCCTTCGCTGAACATATTACCTAACGAAACCTCAATGTTGAGGCGTGACAGTGGCTCTCAGAGCAACGTCCACCCCTTGCCTCGCCCTCCATCCGCTGCTGCACCATCACAGCCTTCTCCTTCTCTGCCTGTTACTCCTATGCAAGAATTGATGCCCATCAAAGGCCAATGGCAAAAGGGAAAGCTCATTGGGCGCGGGACATTTGGAAGTGTTTATGTGGCTTCCAACAG AGAAACTGGAGCTTTATGTGCAATGAAAGAAGTTGAACTTTTACCAGATGATCCCAAATCTGCTGAATGTATGAGGCAATTGCAACAG GAAATTAAAGTTCTTAGCAATCTCAAACATCCCAACATAGTACAATACTATGGAAGTGAAATA GCTGGTGACAGGTTTTACATATATCTTGAATATGTTCATCCCGGTTCTATCAACAAGTTCATTCGTGATCATTGTGGAGCAATTACAGAATCTGTTGTTCGTAATTTCACCCGCCATATCCTCTGCGGGTTGGCTTACTTACATGGAACAAAAACCATACACAG GGATATCAAAGGGGCTAATTTGCTTGTGGATGCATATGGTGTCGTCAAGCTTGCTGACTTTGGGATGTCTAAACAC CTTTCTGGACAAGCAGGATACCTTTCTTTCAAGGGAAGCCCGTATTGGATGGCCCCCGAG CTAATGGTATCGGGTACACAGGACAACTCTAATTCCGACTATGCTTTTGCTATTGATATATGGAGTTTGGGGTGTACTATAATTGAAATGATGAATGGGAAACCTCCTTGGAGTGAGTATGAAGGA CCTGCAGCCATGTTCAAGGTCCTAAAGGAATCCCCTCCGATCCCTGATTTGCTATCGCCCGAGGGAAAAGATTTCTTGCAGTGTTGTTTCCGCAGAAATCCAGCTGAGAGGCCGACGGCTAGCATGTTGTTAGAGCATCGCTTTGTGAAGAACTTGTATCAGCAGCTAAGTCTTCCTCAATGTGTCCGGCCACTGAATGGGTTGATGGGCGCGGCCTAA
- the LOC116000223 gene encoding LOB domain-containing protein 36-like, whose translation MSSSSTPCAACKLQRRKCTQECVFAPYFPPDQPQKFANVHKVFGASNVAKLLNELHTSQREDAVNSLAYEAECRLRDPVYGCVGLISILQQKLKQVQHDLLSSKRELANYIGPAAMQPLVQHPGFLQHPNNPSNYLVGLPTVVPHAAAQLIAHDSLQQQQQQPFIEPYHQLAGVVRTYDQQQQQQQQQHELMTFNSGFESGGPVNGAGMFHQMSSAASMPPYDTPYAMQQPGQEHFDPNHDQIQLQSQPPMQQQQQQQQQPPQPQERPKNEEGRSVDPSC comes from the coding sequence ATGTCGTCGTCGAGCACGCCGTGCGCCGCATGCAAGCTGCAACGCCGGAAATGCACGCAGGAGTGCGTGTTTGCGCCGTATTTTCCGCCGGACCAACCGCAGAAGTTTGCTAACGTGCACAAGGTGTTCGGAGCAAGTAACGTCGCGAAGCTACTGAACGAACTGCACACTTCTCAGAGGGAGGACGCCGTGAATTCCCTGGCGTACGAGGCGGAGTGCCGCCTGCGCGACCCGGTGTACGGCTGCGTCGGCTTAATTTCCATCCTCCAGCAGAAACTGAAGCAGGTGCAGCACGATTTGCTGAGTTCCAAGCGGGAATTGGCGAATTACATCGGACCGGCTGCAATGCAGCCACTTGTCCAACATCCCGGGTTTCTCCAACATCCTAACAACCCCTCTAACTACCTTGTGGGACTCCCCACAGTAGTGCCCCACGCCGCCGCCCAGCTGATCGCCCATGATTCCTTgcagcaacaacagcaacagCCTTTCATTGAGCCTTACCATCAATTAGCCGGCGTGGTTAGAACATATGAtcagcagcagcaacaacagcaacagcaacacgAGCTTATGACGTTTAACAGTGGATTTGAGTCCGGAGGGCCAGTAAACGGCGCCGGAATGTTCCATCAGATGAGCTCTGCCGCTTCTATGCCTCCTTATGACACTCCTTACGCGATGCAACAGCCGGGACAAGAACACTTTGATCCTAATCATGACCAGATTCAGCTTCAATCCCAACCGCCAAtgcaacaacagcaacaacaacagcagcagCCTCCTCAGCCGCAAGAGAGACCCAAAAATGAGGAGGGCAGGAGCGTTGATCCTTCGTGCTAA